Proteins encoded in a region of the Elizabethkingia bruuniana genome:
- a CDS encoding GNAT family N-acetyltransferase, translated as MFPILVTNRLLLNQLEDTDAESVLFLRSNEEVIRYIKREPDQNIQQAYDFIRLIRDRYENKSAINWAIRKKENPELIGGICLWKISADRKTAEVGYDLKPHYHGKGIMSEALVAVIEYGFSTLGLNNIEAFTSRYNEASKNLLLKHNFILNPERTDEDNLDNLIFELKRNTTLQ; from the coding sequence ATGTTTCCAATATTAGTTACCAACAGGTTATTGCTTAATCAGCTTGAAGACACAGATGCAGAAAGCGTTTTATTTCTTCGGTCTAATGAAGAAGTAATACGCTATATCAAAAGAGAGCCCGATCAGAATATTCAGCAGGCCTATGATTTTATCCGGTTGATCAGAGATCGATATGAAAATAAAAGCGCAATAAACTGGGCTATCCGTAAAAAAGAAAACCCTGAGTTAATCGGAGGAATATGCCTGTGGAAAATATCCGCAGATCGTAAGACAGCAGAGGTAGGTTATGATTTAAAGCCCCATTACCATGGTAAAGGAATTATGTCAGAAGCCTTGGTTGCAGTAATTGAATATGGTTTTTCAACACTTGGTCTTAATAACATTGAAGCTTTTACAAGCCGATACAATGAGGCTTCTAAAAACTTATTGTTAAAACATAATTTTATACTGAATCCTGAACGTACTGACGAGGATAATCTGGATAATCTTATTTTTGAGCTTAAAAGAAATACTACTCTTCAATAG
- a CDS encoding dicarboxylate/amino acid:cation symporter → MTTTQHSFWQSYSNIILLLIGITVGSIIGIFFPNVVNYLKPVGDIFLNLLFVTVIPLVFFAIVTSVSAIEQKGKLGKILFAMMFTFLCFVIIAAIFSIGAVYLFPTARPSTDAAVTIAENITSTETWSDRIVRFFTVGEFYMLLSRQNMLAMLIFSFLLGIAIRKSAPEKTDTFRKFMAGGNEVMKELLILIMKAAPIGLGAYIAYQVGTLGPQLFGFYAKPLGVYYGAGIVYFFVFFSLYAFVANGTKGIKLFWKNNIVPSFTAISTCSSLATMPANLDAARKIGIPDSVANVVIPIGTTIHKNGSSISSIVKIYVAFLLLGWDFFDFNNLIIALGITVFVSVVAGGIPNGGYIGEMLMISAYNLPQEAIPAVIIIGTLVDPLATILNSTGDTVAAMVVTRLVGEKFNPPIEE, encoded by the coding sequence ATGACAACAACTCAACACTCTTTCTGGCAGAGTTATTCCAATATTATTCTCCTTCTGATAGGTATTACTGTTGGCAGCATAATCGGTATTTTTTTTCCAAATGTTGTAAACTATCTTAAACCTGTCGGAGATATTTTTCTTAACCTTCTTTTCGTTACCGTTATTCCTTTGGTATTCTTTGCCATTGTAACTTCTGTATCGGCTATTGAACAAAAAGGGAAACTGGGTAAGATACTTTTTGCCATGATGTTTACCTTTCTGTGTTTTGTCATTATTGCTGCTATTTTCAGTATCGGAGCTGTATATCTTTTTCCTACTGCGAGACCTTCAACCGATGCAGCCGTAACAATTGCGGAAAACATTACCAGTACAGAAACCTGGAGTGACAGGATTGTACGTTTCTTTACTGTTGGAGAATTTTACATGTTGCTTTCCCGGCAGAATATGCTGGCTATGTTGATATTTTCTTTCCTTTTGGGGATTGCTATCCGTAAATCGGCACCTGAAAAAACAGATACTTTCCGCAAGTTTATGGCAGGCGGAAACGAAGTAATGAAAGAATTATTAATACTGATCATGAAAGCTGCACCTATAGGGCTTGGTGCTTATATCGCATACCAAGTCGGTACATTAGGGCCTCAGCTTTTCGGATTCTATGCAAAACCTTTGGGTGTTTATTATGGAGCAGGAATCGTTTACTTCTTTGTATTTTTCAGTTTATATGCTTTTGTAGCTAACGGAACCAAGGGCATTAAGCTTTTCTGGAAGAATAATATTGTGCCTTCATTTACAGCCATCAGTACCTGCAGCAGTCTGGCAACTATGCCAGCCAATCTGGATGCTGCCAGAAAAATTGGAATCCCCGATTCGGTTGCTAATGTTGTCATTCCTATCGGAACAACCATTCATAAAAACGGATCATCTATTTCTTCTATTGTAAAAATATATGTTGCTTTTCTCTTATTGGGATGGGACTTTTTCGATTTCAACAACCTGATTATAGCCTTGGGGATCACAGTCTTTGTAAGCGTTGTTGCCGGAGGTATTCCCAACGGAGGCTACATTGGCGAAATGCTGATGATATCCGCTTATAACCTTCCACAAGAAGCTATTCCGGCAGTGATAATTATTGGTACATTGGTAGACCCATTAGCTACAATACTTAACTCAACCGGAGATACTGTAGCAGCAATGGTCGTTACACGACTGGTAGGAGAAAAATTTAATCCACCTATTGAAGAGTAG
- a CDS encoding DnaJ C-terminal domain-containing protein, producing the protein MAFIDYYKTLGVNKNATQDDIKKAYRKLARKMHPDLNPDDKEAHHKFQELNEANEVLSDPEKRAKYDKYGEHWKNGEEYEKYEKARQQQQNSQRSYSSGGFSGADFGEGEDFSDFFQSMFGGGGSGFSSSSRGRSSGKFKGQDLHAELQLSLHEAAETHQRTLDVNNKKVRITIPAGVYDGQQIKLKGYGVEGHNGGPNGDLYITFIIPEDAHLKRSGDDLKTTVNIDMYTALLGGDVEVKTLNGSVKLKVKPETANASTVRLKGKGFPVYKKEGQSGDLYVTFNVQLPKNLTDKQKELLKEMQKS; encoded by the coding sequence ATGGCATTTATTGATTATTATAAAACTCTGGGAGTCAATAAAAATGCGACCCAGGATGACATAAAAAAAGCTTATCGGAAACTTGCCCGAAAAATGCATCCGGATCTTAATCCGGATGATAAGGAGGCACATCATAAATTTCAGGAACTGAATGAAGCTAATGAAGTGCTGAGTGATCCTGAGAAACGTGCAAAATATGATAAGTATGGTGAGCACTGGAAAAATGGTGAGGAATATGAGAAGTATGAAAAAGCCAGGCAACAACAGCAAAATTCGCAACGAAGCTATTCGTCAGGAGGTTTTTCGGGTGCTGACTTTGGTGAAGGCGAAGATTTCTCTGACTTTTTCCAATCTATGTTTGGTGGCGGTGGCAGTGGATTTAGCTCTTCTTCCAGAGGAAGAAGCTCTGGTAAATTTAAAGGCCAGGATCTGCATGCAGAGCTGCAGCTTTCTTTACATGAAGCAGCAGAAACACATCAGCGTACACTGGATGTAAATAATAAAAAAGTAAGAATTACAATTCCGGCAGGTGTATACGACGGACAACAGATAAAGTTGAAAGGCTATGGCGTAGAAGGACATAATGGCGGACCAAACGGGGATTTGTATATCACATTTATTATTCCTGAAGACGCCCATCTTAAACGTTCAGGAGATGATTTGAAGACAACTGTAAACATAGACATGTATACTGCTTTACTAGGGGGAGATGTTGAGGTGAAAACCTTAAACGGAAGTGTAAAACTGAAAGTAAAACCGGAAACGGCCAATGCTTCAACAGTAAGGCTGAAAGGAAAGGGATTCCCTGTGTATAAAAAGGAAGGACAGTCCGGAGATTTGTATGTTACTTTTAATGTACAGCTGCCAAAGAATCTTACAGACAAACAAAAAGAATTACTAAAAGAAATGCAAAAATCCTAA
- a CDS encoding chaperone modulator CbpM, with protein MEERISREELIKLYNIEMSFLESLEDSGLLHLQIENEVKYLSYGDLPALERFTNWHYDLDVNLPGIEIISNLLQKIEAMQQERKKMIEQFHFRGIVWEDIEL; from the coding sequence ATGGAAGAGAGAATTTCACGCGAAGAACTGATTAAGCTTTACAATATAGAAATGTCATTTTTAGAGTCTTTAGAAGATTCAGGTTTACTGCATCTCCAGATAGAAAATGAGGTTAAATATCTTTCATATGGCGATCTTCCTGCTTTGGAACGCTTTACCAACTGGCATTATGATTTGGATGTTAATCTACCGGGGATAGAGATTATCAGCAATCTGCTTCAGAAAATAGAAGCAATGCAGCAGGAAAGAAAGAAAATGATTGAACAATTCCATTTCAGAGGAATTGTATGGGAGGATATTGAATTGTAA
- a CDS encoding YpdA family putative bacillithiol disulfide reductase: protein MNIYDLVIIGGGPIGLACALEAEKKKLSYVILEKGTIANSLYHYPLYMRFFSSADRLEIDGVPFITTAPKPGRQEALEYYQGITRQRNINIRLYEKVTDVVKEGTLFKVTSSKSEYIASNVILATGFYDIPNRIHVKGEELSKVKHYYSEPYPYTKQKVVVVGASNSSVDAALEIYRKGGDVTMIVRGPEIGRRVKYWVRPDIENRIAEGSIKAYFNAELTEVKEGSIIFRDEDGNVREIENDFVLALTGYLPDFEFLGKAGVLLEGESLVPHHNDHTMETNIPGLYLAGVVCGGKNTHLWFIENSRIHAQIIMNAIVAKKLGVA from the coding sequence ATGAATATTTATGACCTTGTAATTATTGGTGGCGGGCCTATAGGATTGGCTTGTGCATTGGAAGCAGAGAAAAAGAAACTTTCCTATGTTATTCTGGAAAAAGGCACAATAGCCAACAGCCTTTATCACTATCCATTGTATATGCGTTTCTTTTCGTCGGCAGACAGACTGGAAATAGACGGAGTTCCGTTTATTACAACAGCTCCCAAACCTGGAAGACAGGAAGCTTTGGAATACTATCAGGGAATTACAAGACAAAGAAATATTAATATCCGTCTTTATGAAAAAGTAACGGATGTAGTGAAAGAAGGTACATTATTTAAAGTCACTTCTTCTAAATCTGAATATATTGCAAGCAACGTTATTCTGGCAACCGGCTTTTATGATATACCTAACCGAATCCATGTGAAAGGGGAGGAACTGTCTAAAGTGAAACACTATTATTCTGAGCCTTATCCCTATACAAAACAAAAAGTTGTCGTAGTAGGAGCCAGTAATTCTTCTGTTGATGCTGCATTAGAAATTTACCGTAAGGGTGGGGATGTTACTATGATTGTCAGAGGCCCGGAAATCGGAAGGAGAGTAAAATACTGGGTACGTCCCGATATTGAAAACCGAATTGCTGAAGGCAGTATCAAAGCATATTTTAATGCTGAGTTAACTGAAGTTAAAGAGGGAAGTATAATCTTCAGAGATGAAGATGGTAATGTTCGCGAAATTGAAAATGATTTTGTATTGGCTTTAACCGGTTATTTGCCGGATTTTGAATTTCTTGGTAAAGCAGGTGTTTTATTAGAAGGCGAAAGTCTGGTTCCGCATCATAATGACCATACAATGGAAACCAATATACCCGGGCTTTATCTGGCAGGTGTAGTTTGTGGCGGGAAAAATACCCATTTGTGGTTTATAGAAAACTCCAGAATTCACGCCCAGATTATAATGAATGCTATTGTTGCTAAAAAATTGGGTGTTGCCTGA
- a CDS encoding FAD-dependent monooxygenase, whose translation MDIAIIGAGIGGLTTALALKRRNIPFKVYEAAEELKPVGTGIILGINAMQVYHQLQIENKILAAGKKVDSINVTDFKLSPITETPLLPFEQKFGHKSIAIHRAELHHILTDEVGKENIVLNSRLSNAVKVENKHYELSFENGNKANHTFIIGADGINSKIRKIFFPDTQLRAAHQICFRGVTHFNLPPIYKNELIEGWGQGKRFGFVEISEANVYWYFLINQKLYQKQNDLRAYLLDAPEFIREMILNTPKEKWFTANLQDLKPITEWQKDGVILLGDAAHATTPNMGQGACQAIEDAYVLFRLLESYNPEQAFESYPSIRREKAHYVVNTSWKIGKISQLENKLLMGIRNLMLRKTPKSTQAKNFERLFTLNQVN comes from the coding sequence ATGGATATCGCTATTATAGGAGCAGGGATAGGTGGATTAACAACCGCTTTAGCCCTAAAAAGAAGAAATATACCGTTTAAAGTTTATGAAGCTGCTGAAGAATTAAAACCTGTTGGAACAGGAATTATTCTGGGCATTAATGCCATGCAGGTATACCATCAGTTACAGATAGAAAATAAGATATTGGCTGCCGGAAAGAAAGTAGACAGTATTAATGTAACCGATTTTAAATTATCTCCAATCACTGAAACACCATTACTGCCTTTTGAACAAAAATTCGGTCACAAAAGTATTGCCATACACCGTGCTGAATTGCATCACATCCTGACAGACGAAGTAGGCAAAGAAAATATAGTTTTAAACAGCAGACTTTCGAACGCTGTAAAAGTTGAGAATAAACACTATGAGCTAAGCTTTGAAAATGGAAATAAAGCAAATCATACTTTTATAATCGGAGCCGATGGCATTAATTCGAAAATCAGAAAAATATTTTTTCCGGATACACAGCTTAGAGCCGCACATCAGATTTGTTTTCGCGGTGTTACCCATTTTAATTTACCACCGATATATAAGAATGAGCTAATAGAGGGATGGGGGCAAGGAAAAAGATTTGGCTTTGTCGAAATTTCAGAGGCTAATGTCTATTGGTATTTTCTGATTAATCAGAAGCTTTATCAAAAGCAGAATGACTTAAGGGCCTACCTTCTGGATGCGCCGGAATTTATAAGAGAAATGATTCTAAATACACCAAAAGAGAAATGGTTTACCGCAAATTTACAGGACCTGAAACCCATTACGGAATGGCAGAAAGACGGGGTGATATTACTGGGTGATGCCGCCCATGCTACTACGCCGAATATGGGACAAGGTGCCTGCCAGGCAATAGAAGACGCTTATGTTTTATTCAGATTACTGGAAAGCTACAATCCGGAGCAGGCTTTTGAAAGCTACCCTTCTATAAGAAGAGAAAAAGCCCATTATGTTGTGAATACCAGCTGGAAAATCGGAAAGATCTCGCAATTAGAAAATAAGCTCCTGATGGGGATAAGAAATCTAATGCTGCGCAAAACACCTAAATCCACACAGGCTAAAAATTTCGAACGTTTATTTACCTTAAATCAGGTCAATTAA
- a CDS encoding Crp/Fnr family transcriptional regulator, with amino-acid sequence MNEKLQVLAAKLNLSTERLQELMQNSSIVKYKKGSFLMQNGELSHQLGFIIKGALRTFTINQEGEDISFLLQVDGDFFGDYECFLSGAKSNWQLQTTTRTEIVLIEKQHLHFLMERDSFWIGFYKQIADICFLEAKRRIEELLFYTYEQRYLNLLTNRPKVIEKIPQKYIASYLGVTTQSLSRIKSRILLT; translated from the coding sequence ATGAACGAAAAATTGCAGGTACTGGCAGCAAAACTCAATTTATCTACCGAGCGTTTGCAGGAATTAATGCAGAATTCTTCAATTGTTAAATACAAAAAAGGAAGCTTCTTAATGCAGAATGGTGAACTCTCTCATCAGCTGGGATTCATTATTAAAGGAGCTCTGAGGACCTTTACCATCAATCAGGAGGGTGAAGATATTAGTTTCTTATTACAAGTAGATGGTGATTTTTTTGGTGACTATGAGTGTTTTCTTAGTGGAGCGAAATCAAACTGGCAATTACAGACAACAACGAGAACAGAAATTGTTCTGATAGAAAAACAGCATTTACATTTTCTTATGGAAAGAGATTCTTTTTGGATTGGTTTCTATAAGCAAATTGCGGATATATGCTTTCTGGAAGCTAAACGCAGAATTGAGGAGCTTTTATTCTACACGTACGAACAACGCTACCTGAATTTACTTACCAACAGACCTAAAGTTATTGAAAAAATACCTCAAAAATATATAGCCAGCTATCTTGGTGTGACAACACAATCTTTGTCCCGGATAAAAAGCCGTATTTTGTTAACATAA
- a CDS encoding glutamine--tRNA ligase/YqeY domain fusion protein: MEEEKKSLNFIEQIIEEDLANGLEKDKIRFRFPPEPNGYLHIGHTKAICINFGLGEKYNAPVNLRFDDTNPEKEEQEFVDSIKKDVEWLGFKWDKELYASDYFQQLYDWAVQMIKEGKAYVDEQPSEVITEQRKNPAEPGVESPYRNRPVEESLDLFEKMKNGEFESGSMSLRAKIDMISPNMNMRDPVMYRILNKPHHRTGTTWKIYPMYDWAHGESDYLEQVSHSLCSLEFENHRPLYNWYLEQVRDENKVAPKQREFARMNVTYMITSKRKLQKLIAENVVTGWDDPRMPTVSGLRRKGYTAEAIRNFIERIGVAKRENLIDIQLLEFFVREDLNKKAKRVMAVVDPVKLIIENYPEGQEEWVETENNPEDENAGTRQIPFSREIYIEREDFKEEANNKFFRLKLGGEVRLKSAYIIKAERVEKDDNGEITTIYATYDDKSKSGSGTEESLRKVKGTLHWVSAPHAIPVEARMYERLFTVEQPDAEKDADFLQYINPESLNTAHGFAEPSLKDVEIGEPLQFQRIGYFTKDRDSSDEKLVFNRTVTLKDSYKP; encoded by the coding sequence ATGGAAGAAGAAAAAAAATCTCTCAATTTTATTGAGCAAATTATAGAGGAAGATTTGGCAAACGGTCTTGAAAAAGATAAAATCCGTTTCCGTTTCCCACCAGAACCGAATGGTTATTTACACATTGGCCACACAAAGGCTATTTGTATCAACTTTGGTTTGGGTGAAAAATATAATGCTCCGGTTAACCTGCGTTTTGATGACACAAATCCTGAAAAGGAAGAGCAGGAATTTGTAGATTCTATTAAGAAGGATGTAGAGTGGCTTGGCTTTAAGTGGGACAAGGAACTTTATGCGTCCGACTATTTCCAACAGCTATATGACTGGGCTGTACAAATGATTAAAGAAGGAAAAGCTTATGTAGACGAGCAACCTTCTGAGGTAATCACTGAACAACGTAAAAATCCTGCTGAACCAGGAGTGGAATCACCATATAGAAACAGACCTGTAGAAGAGTCTCTGGATTTATTTGAAAAAATGAAAAACGGAGAATTCGAAAGCGGATCAATGTCACTTCGTGCTAAAATCGATATGATTTCGCCAAATATGAACATGCGTGACCCTGTTATGTATCGTATTCTGAATAAACCACACCATAGAACAGGAACTACATGGAAAATTTATCCGATGTACGACTGGGCACATGGTGAATCCGATTATCTGGAGCAGGTATCACACTCACTTTGTTCATTGGAATTCGAAAATCACAGACCATTATACAACTGGTATCTTGAACAGGTAAGAGATGAAAATAAAGTAGCACCAAAGCAAAGAGAATTTGCCAGAATGAATGTTACTTATATGATTACTTCTAAAAGAAAGCTACAAAAGCTTATCGCAGAAAATGTAGTCACTGGTTGGGACGACCCAAGAATGCCTACTGTTTCTGGATTGAGAAGAAAAGGTTATACCGCAGAAGCTATCCGTAACTTTATCGAACGTATTGGTGTTGCAAAACGTGAAAACCTTATCGATATTCAGTTACTGGAATTCTTCGTACGTGAAGACCTGAACAAAAAGGCTAAAAGAGTAATGGCTGTTGTAGATCCCGTAAAACTGATCATTGAAAACTATCCGGAAGGACAGGAAGAATGGGTGGAGACTGAAAATAATCCGGAGGATGAAAATGCAGGAACCAGACAAATTCCTTTCTCCAGAGAAATATATATTGAAAGAGAAGATTTTAAAGAAGAAGCTAATAATAAATTCTTCCGTCTGAAACTAGGTGGAGAGGTTCGTCTAAAGTCTGCTTACATTATTAAAGCGGAACGTGTAGAGAAGGATGATAATGGTGAAATCACTACAATCTATGCGACTTACGACGATAAGAGTAAATCTGGTAGTGGTACTGAAGAAAGCCTGAGAAAAGTAAAAGGTACATTACATTGGGTATCTGCTCCTCATGCTATTCCTGTAGAAGCTCGTATGTACGAACGCTTGTTTACTGTAGAGCAGCCAGATGCAGAAAAGGATGCAGATTTCTTACAATACATTAACCCTGAGTCATTAAATACAGCTCATGGTTTTGCTGAACCAAGCTTGAAAGATGTAGAAATCGGAGAACCTTTACAGTTCCAGAGAATTGGTTATTTCACTAAGGATCGTGATTCTTCAGATGAAAAACTTGTTTTCAACAGAACAGTAACTTTAAAAGATTCTTACAAACCATAA
- a CDS encoding outer membrane beta-barrel family protein encodes MKNRSGIWAVVILSTLCSIVHAQNTSGKNSEKEIQTVNLNGKKKLVERKIDRMVFNVENSIASQGMDGVEALRNTPLVKVDETSGISIVGKSNVSVMINDRIVQMSGSELLNYLKSVRSENIAKIEVITTPPAKYDAQGNSGIINIVLKKNSNLGWSGNLTTAYIRKSRDGFVNNMSLNYQSGKVSSSLKLRHYDTKKNSTEQNEIIANKGLKSLDRRVDMPNGLGLNYSLDYKISEKSNAGVVYDFGSGHMNMDINNSSEYFTGNKQDSLLTTYAEHRQKIPTHTLNVYYDLKLDTLGKKMSVGGNYFSNIPVNNIGFRTINHNINNTQDYRSYSKINYSIWSGQLDFTLPYKFANIETGAKMAYFQNTSDLEYFRIVNGSSVLMPDGKNLFEYKEQNYAGYFSIDKKIDEQWSAKAGIRYEYSVIDGFNPASGERNKYNYGRFFPTAYVAYKADDENTFTANYSRRINRPFFRAINPYRWYINPYSFAKGNPYLRPSYNDNIELGYSYKNKFTATLYYQQIKDSYSQLVTFNDGIKIIDYANMFDQTNYGMNLGYNDILFKFWELSASANLYYSKSNGIIPEVVGQKAFNMYYNINNTFTLNTQKTIALFANFTQQLPGSSGNFRSDGYSFLSLGAKLFLMDKKLQINASVDDVFKKAFSKGESIFTDSVMKYRNYYDYRGLNLSVSYTFGNNKVKGASRNVKFDEKSRAN; translated from the coding sequence ATGAAAAATAGATCAGGCATTTGGGCAGTTGTGATTCTGAGCACATTATGTTCAATAGTACACGCACAGAATACATCGGGCAAAAATTCCGAGAAAGAAATACAAACCGTAAATCTTAACGGTAAAAAGAAGCTTGTAGAAAGGAAGATAGACCGTATGGTATTCAATGTGGAAAACTCAATTGCTTCACAAGGAATGGATGGAGTAGAAGCTCTAAGAAATACCCCACTTGTAAAAGTAGATGAAACCAGTGGTATATCTATTGTTGGTAAAAGTAATGTATCAGTAATGATTAATGACAGAATTGTACAGATGTCCGGCTCTGAACTCCTGAATTATTTGAAGTCTGTAAGATCCGAGAATATTGCCAAAATAGAAGTGATAACAACGCCTCCGGCTAAATATGATGCCCAAGGAAATAGTGGTATTATTAATATCGTCCTGAAGAAAAATTCGAATCTGGGCTGGAGTGGAAATCTGACTACGGCATATATAAGAAAATCACGGGATGGGTTTGTAAATAACATGAGCTTGAATTATCAGTCCGGTAAGGTCAGCAGCTCATTAAAGCTAAGGCATTATGATACCAAAAAGAATTCTACAGAGCAAAATGAGATTATTGCAAATAAGGGATTGAAAAGCCTTGACAGAAGAGTAGACATGCCTAATGGTCTTGGATTGAATTATAGCCTTGATTATAAAATATCAGAAAAGTCTAATGCCGGAGTAGTGTACGACTTTGGTTCCGGACATATGAATATGGACATCAACAATAGTTCGGAATATTTTACCGGAAATAAGCAGGATTCGCTTCTGACGACTTATGCTGAACACCGGCAGAAAATTCCTACCCATACCCTGAATGTTTATTATGATCTGAAACTGGATACTCTTGGGAAAAAAATGTCGGTAGGGGGGAATTATTTTTCTAATATTCCGGTGAATAATATTGGTTTCAGGACTATTAATCATAATATCAACAATACACAAGATTACAGAAGCTATAGTAAAATCAATTATAGTATATGGTCCGGACAGCTAGACTTTACCTTGCCTTATAAATTTGCCAATATAGAAACCGGGGCTAAAATGGCTTATTTTCAGAATACATCGGATTTGGAGTATTTCAGAATAGTGAATGGTAGCTCTGTTTTAATGCCGGACGGAAAGAATCTTTTTGAATACAAAGAGCAAAATTATGCCGGTTATTTTAGTATTGATAAGAAAATAGATGAACAATGGTCTGCAAAAGCAGGTATACGTTATGAATATTCTGTAATCGATGGTTTTAATCCTGCTTCAGGGGAAAGGAACAAATATAATTACGGCAGATTTTTTCCTACAGCATATGTGGCTTATAAAGCAGATGATGAAAATACTTTTACAGCTAATTATTCCAGAAGGATCAACAGACCTTTCTTCAGGGCTATCAATCCTTACAGATGGTATATTAATCCATATTCTTTTGCGAAGGGAAATCCTTACCTGAGACCTTCTTATAATGATAATATAGAATTGGGATATTCTTATAAAAATAAATTTACAGCCACACTATATTATCAGCAAATTAAAGATTCTTATTCACAGTTAGTAACTTTTAATGATGGGATTAAGATTATTGATTATGCTAATATGTTCGATCAGACAAACTATGGAATGAATCTGGGGTATAATGATATTTTATTTAAATTCTGGGAACTAAGCGCAAGTGCTAATCTGTACTATTCCAAAAGTAACGGAATTATTCCGGAAGTGGTAGGACAAAAAGCATTCAACATGTATTACAATATCAATAATACTTTTACTCTGAACACGCAAAAGACTATAGCTTTGTTTGCCAATTTTACGCAACAACTTCCGGGAAGCTCAGGAAACTTCAGATCGGATGGCTATTCTTTTCTGAGCTTAGGAGCCAAACTATTTTTAATGGATAAAAAGTTGCAGATCAATGCTTCGGTAGATGATGTTTTCAAAAAAGCCTTCAGCAAAGGCGAATCGATTTTTACAGATTCGGTTATGAAGTATAGAAATTATTATGATTACAGAGGGCTTAATCTTAGTGTGAGTTATACGTTTGGAAATAATAAAGTAAAAGGAGCTAGCCGCAATGTGAAATTCGATGAGAAAAGCAGAGCTAACTAA